In Deltaproteobacteria bacterium, the sequence GCAGGGCGGCGTCGACGAGCGCCGGCTGGTGATCGACATCGGCGGCGGCAGCACCGAGTGCATCATCGGCGAGGGGTTCGACGCGCGGTTGACCGAGAGCCTGCACGTCGGCTGCGTCTCGCACACGACCCGGTTCTTCGCCGACGGCCGCCTGCGCCGGGAGTCGTTCCGCGAGGCCACCACCGCCGCGCGCGTCGAGCTCGAGACCATCGAGCAGGCATTCCGTCGTACCGGCTGGGTCACCGCGATCGGCAGCTCGGGCACGATTCTCTCGATCGACGCGATCCTGCGCGCCAACGGCTGGGGCGACGGCATCACGCGCGACGGGCTGCGAGCGCTGCGCGACGCGATGATCGCCGCCGGCCGCATCTCCAAGCTGTCACTGCCGGGGTTGTCGAGTGAGCGCGCCTCGGTCCTGCCCGGCGGCTTCGCCATCCTCTACGGTGCGTTCAAGAGCCTGAAGATCGAGCGCATGCTGCCGGCCACCGGTGCGCTGCGCGAGGGCCTGCTCTACGACACGCTCGGTCGCATCTCGCACGAGGACGTCCGTGAGCGCACCATCGAGTGGCTGTGCGAGCGCTACGCCGTCGATCGGGCCCAGGCCGCGCGCGTCGAGGGCACCGCGACCACGCTGTTCGAGCGGGCCCAGACCGCGTGGGAGCTGCACCACCCCGATCTGCGCATGATGCTGGGCTGGGCCGCGCGCCTGCACGAGGTCGGCCTCGCGCTCAGCTACACCGGCTACCACAAGCACGGCGCCTATCTCATCGCGAACTCGGATCTGCCGGGGTTCTCACGCGAGCAACAGGGCTACCTCGCGGCGCTGGTCGGCGCCCACCGTCGACGCCTGCGTCCGGAGCGGGTCGCGGAGCTGCGCGCGGTCGGGGGACAAAACGCCGTGCGGCTGGCGGTACTCCTGCGCCTGGCCGCGACACTCAACCGCGCCCGCGATCCCGAGGGTGCGGTGGTACCGGAGCTAGTCGCGGCCGGTGCCATCGTGGAGCTGCGCTTCCCCAAGGGCTGGCTCGAAACCCACGGCATGACGGCAACCGATCTGCAGTACGAGCAATCGTTCTTGGCCGCCGCCGGGATCTCGATGCTCGCGCGCTAGCAGCCCGTGGGTCCGAGGACGGTGTTCTCGCGTCGCGGAGTTTCACCACGGGCTGCTAGGCAGCCCCTTTAGGGGGTCAGCCGGGCGATCCACGCCTGCGCAGTGCCGCCGACGTCGATACGCGTGCCGACGACGTAGATGGCACCGTCTTCGCCCACCGCGACGTCGCGGAGATCGTCGTCGCCCTCGTCGGTGATCTCGGTGGCAGACCACACGACCTCGCCGCCGGGCGCGACCTTGACGACGTAGGGATCGTGGGTCCCGTGGGTCGAGTCCCAACCCACGGCGATGGCGTTGCCCATGGCGTCGACCGCCACGCCGTGGAGGTTGGCGCTGAAGGTCTGCGTGACGATGGTCGGCGCGACGGTCTGGATGCCGTCGTCGATGCGACCGACCCAGCCGCCCTGCGCGCCGGCGTAGCCGACCACCCAGCGTCGCTCGGGCAGCGCTGGGTCGAGCGCGAGCGCGAGGACCTCGGTGTCGGTCGACGGCGCGAAGGTCAACGATGTCGTCACGCTGCCGCCCGCGTTCGACTCGCGCAGGAAGCCCTCGCGGCCGCGCATGGTGGCGTAGTCGCCGGCGCCTGCGAGCCCGCCCGGCACCGCGATCAGGTCGAAGAACGTCGCGCCCACCGGTGCGTAGGGCGGGCCGGTCAGCTCCTCGAGCAGCAGGCCCTGGTCGTCGTAGGCGTGCAGCACGGCCTCGCCGGCGGCCGAACCGGCGGCCCAGAGCTGGCCGTCTTGCGGCAGTGCAGCACCGAACCACGAGATCGACGCGGTCTCGACGTGCCACAGCTCCTGCCCGCCATCGTCCAGCAGCGCGATGACGCCGCCGCCGCTCTCGTAGCCGTATCCTGCCACGGCGATGACCGGTATCGACGAGACGTCGGTGACCGCGAGACCCCAGGTGAACACGCTCTCGGCGGCGAGCTCGTACTCCCAGCTCCACGAGGTCGCCGCCTCGGGATCGATGCGTCGCACCGTCGACCTCGACGTCGGGCCGTCGGACAAGCCGACGCCGACCACGAGGTCGCCGCCGGGCAGGCGCTCGATCGACTGTCCGGTGCCGTACGCGTCGCCGGCCAAGCTGATCGACCACTGCACGGTGCCGGCGGTGACGCAGCTGCTGCTGCAGCCGTCGCCATCGACGGTGTTGCCGTCGTCACAGAGCTCGGACTCGTCGAGCACGCCGTCCCCGCACGACGCCGGCGTGCCCTCGCTCGCGCCGCTGCCCGAGCTGCCGGTCTGCGTCGACGCCTCGACACCCCCGCCGGAGCTGCTGTTGCCTGTACCGGTGGAGCTGGTGGTCGTGGTCACGCCCTCGCTGCCGGAGTCGGCTTGCCCGTCGCTCGCCACGCACGCGCGCGCGAGCCCACCGCCGGCGTGCTCGCCATAGCGCTGCCCCGACGCGCACGAGGGATCGGGGAACGAGCACCAGCCGGTGGCCTCACAGGTGCCCGGGCCCTCTGCGCTGCGACAGTCATCGTCGCCCTTGCAAGCGAATCCGCCGCCGCACGCGACGCCCGCAACGACGCCGACGAATCCGGCCAACGGCCACCATGCACGCCCGCCCGTCACGCGCGGACGATCATACGCGCCGGCGCGGGTCCGGTCATCCGCCGCGCCTCCACCGAAGCGGTCGCGCGCGATCAGCCGCCAGACGCCTGCGGCCAGGTCTCGGTGAGCGCCGCGGCAACGGCGTCGAGCAGCTCGCGGGTCCGCAGCGGCTTGGCGAGCAGACGACCGGGCAGGCTCGTCGCGTCGTGTTGATCGAGATAACCACTCACGAACAGCACCCGCAGCCCGGGTCGCCGCGCGAGCACACGCCGCGCCAGCTCGGGCCCCGAGAGCCGCGGCATCACGACGTCGGTCACGAGGATCTCGCACGCCAGACCGGACTCGAGCTCCAGTGCCGCGGCCTCGGGATCCGCGAACGCGATCGGCTCGTAGCCGCCACGTCGCAGCGAGGTCACCAGGCTCGCGCGGACGAGGTCGTCGTCGTCGCACACGACCACGCGCGCGCGCCGAGGCGCCGGTGCAACCGCGGTCGAAGCCGCGGGCACGACGCTGCGGGCGCGCGGCTGGGTGTTGGGCAGCAGCATCGTGACGGTGGTGCCGACACCGACCTGCGATCGCAGTCGCAGGCCACCGCCCGACTGCTCGGCGAAGCCGAGCACCGACGGCAGCCCCAGCCCGGTCCCCGCCGCCCGCGTGGTGTAGAAGGGCTCGAGCACCTTCTCGAGCCGATCGGCGGGGATGCCCACGCCAGTGTCGGTGACCTCGATGACGGTCCAACAGGCCACGCCGCCGGGCAGATCGGGCCAACGGCGCGCGGCCTCGGCGTGCTCGCAGGCCTGCACGATGATCGTGATCTCGCCGCCGCCAGGCATCGCCTCCTGGGCGTTGAGCACGAGGTTGACGATCGCGAGCTCGAGCTGCGCGGGATCGGCATGCACACCGAGCGGGCTCTCTCCGAGGGCGAGGCGCAGCCGCACGTCGTCACGCAGCAGCGCCGACAGCATGGTCTGGAGCTCGCGCAGCAACGCGCAGGTGTCGATGGCGTCGGGCTCGAGCGCCTGCCGGCGCGCGAACGACAACAGCTGCCGCGTGAGCGTCGCGCCACGGTCGACGCAGCCTTGCAGCATCTCGACCAGGGCATTCGACTCGGAGCGCTCGTGCTCGTCGAGCGACTGCAGCGCCTCGGCAGCGCCGCGGACCGCCGTGAGCAGGTTGTTGAAGTCGTGGGCGATGCCACCCGCGAGTCGTCCGACCGCCTCGAGTCGCTCGGCCCGCTCGAGGCGTCGCGAGAGCTCGCGCTGTCGCTCTTCACCGAGCACGCGAGCAGTGACGTCGACCGCCCGCGCGAGCATGCGATCGTCGTCGAACGGCATGCGCGCCAGCAGGACGTAGCGAGGGGACGAGCTGTCGGCGATGCCGCGCACGCCCTCGAGCCCGCGCGGCGCGGTGAACAGCGGCTCGAACGGCCGCCCCACCGGATCGCGACCGAGCAGGCGCTGCGCCGCCGCGTTGGCCTGCTGCACCCGTCCGTCGCGCCCGACCACGAACAACGCGTCGGAGCCGGCCTCGAACACCCGGCGGTGATGGGCCTCGCTGACGCGCAGCGCCTGTTCGACCGCCGCACGTCGCTCGACCTCGCCCTGCAATCGCTGCACGTTGCGGCGCAGCCAGCGGGCGCGCGCCGCCAGCACACTGGCGACCGCGGCCAGTGCAGCCAAGAACATCCCCGCGCGCACCCACCAACGTTCGTACCAGTGCGGCAGCAGCTCGAATGCGACCGCGACCGTCGGCGACCACTCGCCCTGCTCGGCCGCCGCGCGCAGCTCGATGGTGTGTCGGCCGGGCGTGAACCCGACCCAGCTCGCGCGGCGATCGGCGTCGGCGCGACGCCAGCCCGGCACGACCTCCTCGCCATCGCTGAGCACGCGATACTCGAACACCGCCAGCTCCGGGTGTCGCAGGATCGGTGAGGTGAACGCGAGCTCGAGGTGACCGGGACCCGGCGGCACCTCGGGCGTGCTTCCCGGCGTCAGCTCGACGCCGTCGATCACGGCATGGCGGATCTGCACCTGCGGCACGACCGGGTTGTTGACCAGCTGCGACGGATCCAGCGCGAGCACGCCGTCGACCGTCGGCAGCATCAGCGTGCCGCTCGCGGTGAGCACACCGGCTGGCTGCCCGCCGCCATTGCCCTCGGGTGTGGCCCAGCGGCGCGCGGCCACGTGGTGTTCGGGGTCGACGAGGTGGCGCTCGAGATCGCCGCGCATGACGCGGGTGAGGCCACGGTTGCCGTGCAGCCACAGCGCGCCGTGATCGTCGTCGAGGATCGCCGACACCACGTCGTCCGCGAGCCCATCGGCGCGGGTGATGCGGTGGAACTTGCCGGCCCGCCACACGCCGAGACCACCGCCGTAGCTACCCATCAGCACCGTGCCGTCGCGATCGACGTGGAGCGCCCGGATCTCACCGGCCGGCACGCCAGCATCCCGGGTGAAGCGCTCGAGCACACCGCCCTGCAAGTGCGAGAGACCGCGGTGGGTGCCGAACCACAGATCGTCGGCGACGCCGACGGCGATCGCCAGCACGCGCCGATCGCCGACGTCCACCGGCGTCACGTGCCCGTCACGGACGCGGAACGCCCCGCCGCTATCGGTGCCGATCCAGACGTCGCGCCCCTTCGGCGTCACGACCTGCACGTTGTGGCCCAGCTCGGCCACGGTCACGACGCGATCTTCGTCCTCCAGGCGGGCGAGCTGGGTGCCGACGCCGAGCAGCACGCCGCGATCGTCACGGGCAAGCGCGCGGACGCACCCACCGGCGATGCCGACCATGTCGCCATCGGCCTCGATCCGCACCAGCCCGCCGGGCTCGCAGCCATAGCCGACCAACAACGCGCCGTCGGCGAGCTCGATCATCGGCAGCACGCCGTCGCCGACGTCGATGAGCCGCCAGTCCTCGGCGACGAAGCGATGCAGGCCGCCCGGATCGGTGCCGACCCACAGGCCCTGCTCGCGGTCGACCAGGAGATCGCGGATCGTCGCACCGAGCTCGCGGCTGCCGGCCTCACCGACGATGTGCAGGCGCGAGTCGAACGCCGCGAAGATGGTGCCATCGGCGGCGACCGCCAGCTCGCGCGCCGGCTCGGTCGCGAGCAGTCGCGTGCGACCGCCACTGCGCTCGACCACGCCGCCGCCACCGCCGACCAGCAGCGCGGCGCCGTTGGGCTCGAGTGCGAATACCGGGGCGATGGGCGTGGTCACGGGCACCGCACGGTCGTCGACCACGCGTGCGAGGCCTGGCTCATGCCCGATCCACACGTCGTCGCCGTGACGCAGCACCGCGTGCCCGATCTCGACCCCTTCGATCGCCGTCCACGTGCCGCGCTCGAGCCGCGCGACGCCCTGCTGACCCGCCGCCCACAACACGTCGCCGTCGGGCGCGAGCGACCAGATCGCCGCACCATCGAGTGTGGCTGCCACCGGCAACACCTGCTCGGAGCCGTCGGCTTCGAGCACCACGATGCCGCCATCCTGCAGGCCGATGTAGCGGCGTCCGTCGTCGTCGACCGCGATCGCGCTGATGCGGATCGTGCTCCAGCCATCGCCCTCGGCCGCCGACACCATCTCGAAGGCGTGGCCGTCGTAGCGCGCGAAGCCGCCGAAGGTGCCGATGTCGAGCCAACCGTCGCGGCTCTGCGCGATGGCGGTGACGGAGGACTGCGGCAGGCCCTCGTCCGTCGACCACGCGACCTCGCGGTAGCGGCCGAATGGAGCGGCCGCCAGCATCACCGCGATCGGCCACGCCAGCACGGCGACGATCATACCGCCTTGCGGGTCAGCCACGCCGCGCTGGCCATTGGATCGATCCGGTGCACGAGATCGATCGCCGCGCGCCCACGCAGGTGTGCGCGTGCGCGTCGCCCGAGCGCGTGTCCGCGATGCGCGTGATCAGGTGGGGGCCGAGCTGCGCAGCGCGTAGGGCCCGGTCCTGCGCATCGGCCTCGCGGGCGCGCGCGCGGGCGCGGGCGGGCTCGCACGCCCGACCTCCACGAGGTCCCGCAGATCGATGACGCGCGTGGCGTCGTCGCCCTGCGCCTGCACGGGCGTGCTCGCCGGCTGCGCCAGCCGTCGATCGAGCGCCTGCAGGCCCGCATGCTGGGGCTGCCACGCCAGGGCACGACGTACGGCGGCGCGCGCCGACGCGCTCGCGTCCGGGCCCGCATCGGCGAGCCGCAGCGCCAGCAGATGCAGCACCTCGGCCGCGCGATCCGGCTTGCCCAGCAACACGAACGCGTTGGCCATGCCCTCGGCGGCCTGCTCGTCATGGGGTAGCAGCGCGAGGATCGTCCGAATCGCGGCCACCGCCCGGTGGATGTCGCGCGCGCGCAGGTGGGCGTCGACCGCAACGCGCAGGCTCGGCACGTGCTGCGGTGAGAGCCGCAGCGCGCGGCCGCACAGCGACTGCGCGCGGGCGTGGCGGCCCGCCGCCAGCTCGACCTGCGCGACGATCGCCAGCTGATCGGCGGCGTCGGCATGGGTACCCATGCGCGCGGCGAGATCGGCGAGCAACAACCGACGCGACTCGGTCGGCTCCGCCGCTACGGCGAGCCGGGCGGCGGCCATCGCCTGCGGCACTCGCTGCAGTCGCAGCTCGTCCTTCACGACCCCGTCGGCGGTGGCGGCCGCGACGTCGGCCTGGCCCAGCTGCAGCTGCAGCGCGGCGATGCGCAGGCGCACCGCGGGATCGGCATCGAGCCGCGCGATGCGAGCATGGATCGCCAGCGCGCGCTGGCCCAGGCCCTGCGCCTCCGCGGTCTGGGCCGCGGTGCGGTAGAGCCCGAGCGCGGGCCCGATCTGCCCGGCGGCCGCGAACCAGTCGGCATTTTGCAGCTGCGCGTCGATGAGCGACGGCTGCGACGGCAACGGCATCGGTGCGCCCCTGGACATCAACCCCACCTCGTGTGCGTGAGACACCGAGGTCCCGGCGATTTCCGGCGCAACCCGTCAGCGAGCCTGGGGCGCTTGCGGCACCAGCTGGAGCTCGACCCGCGCGCCATCCCGCACGACCACGATCGGTACCGCGACCGCCGGCGCGAGCTCGGCGAACGAGGCCATGTAGTCGTCGAGGTTGTGGATGTCGCGCGCGGCGATCTTCACGATGACGTCGCCCTTGCGCAGCCCGGCCTGCTCCGCCGCGCCGCCCTTGCGCACGCCCGACAGCCGCACGCCGTCGACCTGCGCGCCGTAGTCGGGGATCGTGCCGAGCGAGACCCGGAAGCCGCCACCGCGCGGGGTCGCTGGCCGCGCAACCTCGACGTAGCTCGGCGCCATCGCGTCGCGTTGGATCGCGTCGACGATCGCGAGCGCGACGTCGCCGACCTGAGCCGCGCCGGCGTCGTTGATCTTCGCGAGGTCGTCGCTGGGCTTGTGATAGTCCTCGTGCGGCCCCGTGAAGAAGTGCAGCACCGGGATCGCAGCCTCGTAGAAGCTGCCGTGATCCGAGGGCCCGTAGCCGTCGTCGGTGGTGTGGACGGTGAGCTCGCCGCGGGCCTGCTCGACCAGCTGCGGCCACTCCTTGGCGGTGCCCGCCCCCGCGACCACCAGGCCCTCCGGACCCAGTCGCCCGACCATGTCGAAGTTGAGCATCGCGGCGATGCGACGCCGCTCGGCCTCGGGCAGCGCGTGCACGTGGTGCTTCGATCCCAACAGCCCCATCTCCTCGGCGCCGAAGGCGATGCACACCACGTCGAACGGACGCTCGGCCACCGGCCGCCGGGCCTCGGCGGCGCACAGCTCGAGCATCACCGCC encodes:
- a CDS encoding Ppx/GppA family phosphatase translates to MAEPTQLVALDLGSNSFHMVVARVVDGQLTIIDRMRERVALASGLDERNNLTAEAIERGVDCLRRFGERLPAGVRVRAVGTNTLRKARNAREFLRKATAALGHPVEVIPGREEARLIYLGVVQSQGGVDERRLVIDIGGGSTECIIGEGFDARLTESLHVGCVSHTTRFFADGRLRRESFREATTAARVELETIEQAFRRTGWVTAIGSSGTILSIDAILRANGWGDGITRDGLRALRDAMIAAGRISKLSLPGLSSERASVLPGGFAILYGAFKSLKIERMLPATGALREGLLYDTLGRISHEDVRERTIEWLCERYAVDRAQAARVEGTATTLFERAQTAWELHHPDLRMMLGWAARLHEVGLALSYTGYHKHGAYLIANSDLPGFSREQQGYLAALVGAHRRRLRPERVAELRAVGGQNAVRLAVLLRLAATLNRARDPEGAVVPELVAAGAIVELRFPKGWLETHGMTATDLQYEQSFLAAAGISMLAR
- a CDS encoding response regulator → MLAWPIAVMLAAAPFGRYREVAWSTDEGLPQSSVTAIAQSRDGWLDIGTFGGFARYDGHAFEMVSAAEGDGWSTIRISAIAVDDDGRRYIGLQDGGIVVLEADGSEQVLPVAATLDGAAIWSLAPDGDVLWAAGQQGVARLERGTWTAIEGVEIGHAVLRHGDDVWIGHEPGLARVVDDRAVPVTTPIAPVFALEPNGAALLVGGGGGVVERSGGRTRLLATEPARELAVAADGTIFAAFDSRLHIVGEAGSRELGATIRDLLVDREQGLWVGTDPGGLHRFVAEDWRLIDVGDGVLPMIELADGALLVGYGCEPGGLVRIEADGDMVGIAGGCVRALARDDRGVLLGVGTQLARLEDEDRVVTVAELGHNVQVVTPKGRDVWIGTDSGGAFRVRDGHVTPVDVGDRRVLAIAVGVADDLWFGTHRGLSHLQGGVLERFTRDAGVPAGEIRALHVDRDGTVLMGSYGGGLGVWRAGKFHRITRADGLADDVVSAILDDDHGALWLHGNRGLTRVMRGDLERHLVDPEHHVAARRWATPEGNGGGQPAGVLTASGTLMLPTVDGVLALDPSQLVNNPVVPQVQIRHAVIDGVELTPGSTPEVPPGPGHLELAFTSPILRHPELAVFEYRVLSDGEEVVPGWRRADADRRASWVGFTPGRHTIELRAAAEQGEWSPTVAVAFELLPHWYERWWVRAGMFLAALAAVASVLAARARWLRRNVQRLQGEVERRAAVEQALRVSEAHHRRVFEAGSDALFVVGRDGRVQQANAAAQRLLGRDPVGRPFEPLFTAPRGLEGVRGIADSSSPRYVLLARMPFDDDRMLARAVDVTARVLGEERQRELSRRLERAERLEAVGRLAGGIAHDFNNLLTAVRGAAEALQSLDEHERSESNALVEMLQGCVDRGATLTRQLLSFARRQALEPDAIDTCALLRELQTMLSALLRDDVRLRLALGESPLGVHADPAQLELAIVNLVLNAQEAMPGGGEITIIVQACEHAEAARRWPDLPGGVACWTVIEVTDTGVGIPADRLEKVLEPFYTTRAAGTGLGLPSVLGFAEQSGGGLRLRSQVGVGTTVTMLLPNTQPRARSVVPAASTAVAPAPRRARVVVCDDDDLVRASLVTSLRRGGYEPIAFADPEAAALELESGLACEILVTDVVMPRLSGPELARRVLARRPGLRVLFVSGYLDQHDATSLPGRLLAKPLRTRELLDAVAAALTETWPQASGG